Within Gaiella occulta, the genomic segment CGGCCGCGGCGCCGGCGTCGGCGAGCGCCGGCAGGTAGACGGTGAACGTGGCGCCCTCGCCCGGCTCGCTGCGGACGGCGACGCACCCGCCTCCCTGTTTGACGATGCCGTGCACCGTCGCCAGCCCGAGCCCCGTGCCCGACCCGGCCGGCTTCGTCGTGAAGAACGGCTCGAACAGGTGCTGCATCGTCTCCGCGTCCATGCCGACGCCGGTGTCCGAGACGGCGAGCGACACGTACCGCCGCGGCGCGGGCTCGCCCCTGTTCCCGGCCGCCGCGCCGGTCTCGGTCCCGGCTTGGGGCTCGCCGAGAGCGGCGCCCGAGACGTCGATCGTCAGCACGCCCCCGCCGGGCATGGCGTCGCGCGCGTTGAGGACGAGGTTGACGATCACCTGCGAGAGCTGGCTGGCGTCGGCGCAGACGAGGGCGGGGCCGGAGTCCGTGCGGATGCGCAGCTCGATGTCCCCTCCGATCAGCCGGCGCAGCATGTTCTCGAGCTCGGTGACGGCCTGCGCGACGTCGATCGGGGCAGGCCGGATCACCTGCCTGCGGCTGAAGGTGAGCAGCTGTTGCGTGAGCGCCGCGGCCCGCTCGGAGGCGCGCACGATCTCGCCCACGTCGGCGGCACGGGGATCGCCCGGCGCGTAGGTGGAGAGCACGAGCGCGGCATAGCCGCCGACGGCGGTGAGGATGTTGTTGAAGTCGTGCGCGATGCCGCCGGCGAGCTGGCCCAGGGCGTCGAGCTTCTGCGACTGCGCCAGCCGCTGCTCCACCTCGAGCCGCTCGCGGATGTCGCTGAACGCGGCGCAGGCGAACGCGATACGGCCGGAGGCATCGTAGACCGGGGCCGCCAGCATCTCGAGCGGCACGATGCCGTCCGGCCCCTCGAGCTCGAGATCGTCGGCGCGCGACTTCTCACCCGCGAGCGCGCGGGCGAGAGGGAGCTCGTGCGCCGGGTACGGCTCGCCCGATCCGGCGCGGCGGACATCGAGGAGAGGGAGGGACTGCTCGACCGCCGCGCCCGGCGCGGTCACCGGCCCGAGCATCTCGACGCCGGCGGCGTTGACGAACGTCGGCGCACCGGCGGGATCGATCACCAGCACGCCGACCGGCAGCGCATCGAGGATCTGCGAGAGCCTGCTCTCGCTCTCGCGCAGCGCTCGCTGCGTCGCATCCTGCTCGATCGCGATCCCGGCGAGTTGCGTCGCCGTCTCGATCAGCGACAGCTGCTCGTCGTCCGGTAGGGCGGGTCGCGTGTGGTAGACGGCGAAGGTGCCGACCACCCTCCCCTCCGAGTCGGCGATCGGCGTCGACCAGCAGGCGGCGAGACCGGCCGCCAGCCCGGCCTCGCGGTAGTCGTCCCAGCGCGGGTCGACGGAGATGTCCTCGACGACGACCGGCTCGCCGCGGAACGCGGCCGCTCCGCAGGAGCCGGCGCCCGGCCCGATGGGGATGCCGTCGATCGCCTCCACGTAGCTCCGCGGCAGGCTGGGAGCAGCGCCGTGCCGCAGGCGCCCCTCGCCGTCGGCGAGCAGGATGGAGCAGAGGGCGCCGCGCGCCTCCTCCTCGACGAGCAGGGTGAGGGAGGCGAGGATGTGCGCGAGCGGCTCGCGCCGGGCGATCTGCTGCAGAACGAGGCCGTGGCCCAGGGCGCGACGCTCCGCCTTGCGGCGCTCGGCGATCTCCCCTTCGAGGCGCTCGATCACCCGTGCCTCTTCGATCGCCACGGCCGCGTAGGGAGCGAGGTGCTCGACGAGCCTCAGATGCTCCTCCGTGAAGAAGCGGGCCTCCGCCTTGTCCACCGAGTAGACGCCGATCACGCGGCCCTCGATGACGAGCGGCACGCCGATCCAGCTCAGCACGTGCTCGGCGCCGCGCACTCTCTCCCACCGCGGGTCGGCGTGCGCATCCGGCACGAGCAGGCCCGCCCGCTCCGTCACGATCGTGCGCAGAAGCGGGTTGCGCGCCTGGTCGATGGCGATGGCACGGACGGATCGCTCGTCCGTGAAGCGCTCGTAGCCGCGCGCGGCGTGAATCCTGAACACGCCGTCGTCGTCCACGAGCATGACCGTCGCCGAGTCGTACGGCACCAGGCGGGCGACGCAGTCGAGCAGGGCGCCGAGCATCTCCGTCTGGCCGGGCGCCCGCAGGAGCTGCACGACCGCGGACTGCAGGACGTCGACGATGCGCCGGTCGATCATGGTCGGGGAAGCGGAGGAACGTTGGGGGCGGCTCCCACCCCCAGCCCGACATTCGAATGCAGCGTGGGGACGAGAGCGAGCGCGTCGATGGACTGCAATGTAGCCGACGAGAAGGGGCTCAGCCGTCCCGGAAGGGGGCGGTCACCCAGGTTCTGCCTACTGTTCTCAGCGTGCGCGCGGCCGCCTCCGCCCGGCGCTGCTCGAGGAAGAGGCCGTAGACGCTCGGGCCGGCGCCGCTCACGTCGGCGCGGAAGGCGCCATGCTCGAGCAGGGCGCCCGCGAGCGGCGAGGAGGCGAGGTCGTTGCCGGGCAACGTGGCGAGGTCGCGTGCGCGCCGCGCGGCGGCGAGCGCGTCGACGAGCGCGGCGCGCCGCTCCTCGAAGCCGCGCATCCCGTCGCGCTCGTCGAAGCGCCGGTAGACGTCGGCGGTCGATGCCTTGACGGCACCGTCGGGGAGGACGAGCACGACCCAGTAGTCCTGCGGCAGGTCGAGCGGCGCGAGCACGGTGCCGTCCGCTGTGCCGAGCTGGGGCCCTGGGCGCAGGAAGAACGGGACATCGGCTCCGATCTCGGCGGCCACGGCGGCGAGATCGTCGACGGCCAGCGGCTCGGGCAGCATGTCGTTCGCGAGTCGCAGCGCGGTGGCGGCGTCGGAGCTGCCGCCGCCGAGGCCTGCGGCGACGGGGATCGCTTTCGCGATGCGCGCGAGCCAGCGCGGCTCGACGCCCGCCCTGCGTGCGAGCGCCGCGAGCGCCGCGCGCACGATCGTGTCGCCGTCGAAGCCGACGACGTCGAGGACGGGCGCGGCGGAGAGCGAAACGCAGTCTCCGAGGTCGACGCGCTGGAGCACGGTCGCGACCTCGTGCTTGCCGTCGTCGCGGAGGGGCCCGACGACGAGCGAGAGGTTGATCTTGGCCGGAGCAGGCGCCCGTCTCATCGCAGCGCCAGCTCGAGAGCGACGAACTCGGCGGGCTGGAGCGCCTCCGCACGGACGGCCGGATCGTGGCCGATCGCCTCGAGTGCCTGTACCGCCCGCTCGCGCGTCGCGACGCCGCTCAGCGAGAGCGCGTTCGCGAGCGTCTTGCGCCGGTGGCCGAAGGCGCCCTCGACGACGCGGCGCACGTCGTCGAAGCGCTCGGGCAGGCCGACGCGGCGGAACGCGACGAGCGCCGAGTCGACGTTCGGCTGCGGCCGGAACACGGACCGGGAGACCGGGTGGAAACCGGTGCGTCGCGCGGCGAGCTGCACGAGCACCGACACGGCGCCGTAGGCCTTCGTCGACGGGAGCGCGAAGAAGCGGTCGGCGACCTCGCGCTGCACCATCACGCACCAGAGCTCGAGCGACGGCAGCCCGCCGAGGCTCTCGGCCACGATCGGCGTCGCGACGTTGTAGGGGAGGTTCGCGACGAGCTTGCCGGCTGCCGGGCTGAGCGCGGCGAGGTCGAGGCGCAACGCGTCGCCCCACACGAGGCTCACGTTCGGCCGCGCCGCGAGCCCTGCCAGGTGCGGTTCGAGCGAGCGGTCGAGCTCGACCGCGTGGACGTGCGCGACGCGGTCCGCGAGCCGCCGCGTGAGCGCACCGAGGCCCGGCCCGACCTCGAGCACGACGTCGGCCGCATCGAGCTCGGCGAGCCGCTCGATGACGCCGAGGATGTTGTCGTCGGCGAGGAAGTGCTGGCCGAGCGATTTCCTGGCGGCGATGCGGCTCACGGGGCGGGCAGGGCGAAGGCCGCGGTCGCGTTGGCGTCGATCTGCCGCCCGAGCGCGGCCGCGTCGGCGCCGCGCACGGCGGCGAGCGCGGTCAGGGTGTGGACGACGTGCGCCGGCTCGTTGCGCGTGCCGCGCACGGGCTGCGGGGCGAGGTAGGGGCTGTCCGTCTCGGCGAGGATGCGGTCGTCGGGGACGTGCGTGGCGGCTTCGCGCAGCTCGCCGGCCCGGGGGAAGGTGACGTTGCCGGCGAACGACACGTAGTAGCCGCGGTCGATCGCCGTGTCGAGAAGCCCGGGCGCCGAGAAGCAGTGCAGCACGACCGTGCCCGGGAAGCCCGCGAGCATGGCCGCGGTGTCGTCGTCGGCGTCGCGCGTGTGGATCACGACCGGCTTGCCGACTGCGGCGGCGAGCTCGAGCTGGCGCTCGAACAGGCGCCGCTGGGAAGAACGTGGCGCGAGATCGTGGAAGTAGTCGAGCCCCGTCTCACCGACGGCGACCGCCTGTGGGTGCTCGAGCAGCGCTGCGAGCTCGCCGATCTGGCCGGCGGCCGCCCCGGCCTGGTGCGGGTCGATGCCCAAGGCGGCGCAGACACCGGCGTTCGCCTCGGCGATGGCAAGGGCGGCGTGGCACGAGTCGATACCCGTGCCCACGGTCACGATCCGTGTGACGCCGGCCGCGCGCGCGCGCTCGACGAGGAGCGCCGCAGGCTCCTCGCAGGCGTCGAGGTGCGCGTGCGTGTCGATCACGCGGCAGGCGCCGGCGCGTCGAGTCGCGGGAACAGCGGCGGTGCCGCCTCGATTCCCTCGACGTCGCCGGTGCGGCCGTAGGCGACCTCGGCCCATGCGAGCTCGAGCGGCTGATGGAGCGCCTCGAGCACCCGCTCCGCCGTCTCCGGCACGTAGGCGGAGAGGGCGACCGCGACCGCACGGATGCCGTCGACCAGGTCGTAGAGCACGTGGTCGAGCGCGTCGGCCTGCGCCTCGTCCTTGGCGAGCTGCCACGGCGCGGTGGCCTCGACGTAGCGGTTGAGCGCGCGCACCACCTCCCAGATGCGCTCGAGCGCCCCGGTAACGTCGAATGCGTCGAGCCGGGCGGCGACGTCGGCGCCGAGCGGCGCGAGCGCCGCTGCGATGTCGGAGTCGCGCGTGGGCGCCTTCCTGACCGTGCCGTTGCGGTAGCGGGCGACCATCGCCGTCGTGCGTGAGAGGAGGTTGCCGAGATCGTTGCCGAGCTCCCGCTCGTAGCGCTCGTGCAGCCCCTCGAGCGAGGCTGCTCCGTCCTGGCCGAACGAGACCGCCCGCGCGCACCAGAAGCGCACCGGGTCGGCGCCGTAGATCTCGATCAGGTCGAGCGGGTCGACGACGTTCCCGAGCGACTTGGAGATCTTCCGATCGTCGAGGAGAAGATACCCGTGCACGAACAGCTGCCTCGGCGGCTCGTAGCCGGCAGCAAGCAGCATCGCAGGCCAGTAGACACAGTGGAAGCGCAGGATGTCCTTGGCGAGCAGGTGGTGCACGGCGGGCCAGAACCGCTCCACGAGGTTCTCGCCCGGGCGCGCGTAGGTGAGCGCGCTGAGGTAGTTGACGAGGGCGTCGGCCCACACGTACGCGACCGAATCCGTGTCCCACGGGATGGGAATCCCCCACGTCTGGCCGGCCCGGCTGATCGAGAAGTCCTGCAGGCCGCCCTCGACGAAGCTCCGCGCCTCGTTCGCGCGAAAAGCAGGCAAGACGAAGTCGGGGCGCTCGTAGAGCGCGAGCAACTGCTCCTGGAACGACGACAGACGGAAGAACCAGTTGCGCTCCTCGATCCACTCCGGCTCCCGGTCATGCTCTGCGCACTTGCCGTCGACCAGCTCGCCCTCCGTCTTGAACGCCTCGCAGCCGACGCAGTAGAGGCCCGCGTAGACGTCCTGGTAGACGTGTCCGTTGTCGTACAGCTTCTGCAGGAATCCCTGCACGAACCGTTTGTGTTCCTCGTCGCTCGTGCGGATGAAGAAGTCGTTCGAGGCGTTGATGCGTCGGGGCAGCTCGCGCCATGCGACCGCGATGCGGTCGGCGTACTCCTGCGGAGAGAGCCCCTGCTCGGCTGCCACCCGCGCGACCTTCGCCGCATGCTCGTCCACGCCCGTGAGGAAGAACGTGTCGCGCCCGCGCTGGCGCTGGTGACGCACCAGGATGTCCGCCGCGATCGTCGTGTACGCGTGCCCGATGTGGGGTGTCGAGTTGACGTAGTAGATCGGCGTGGTGACGTAGTAGCGCTCCATCTCCGTCGATTCTACGGCGGCGCGCCACCAGGGCCCCGAGTGCGAGGGCTGCGATGACCGGCAGCGGCGGCCAGAGGGAGAACCGGCGGTCACCGCGGGACGCTGCGGCCCGCTGATGCTCTGTGGAGAGCGCGCCTCCCGTGACCGCCCACGTCTGGTGGTGGCGACGCACCCGCCGCTGCCGCGCCGGTCGTGGATCACCGGGGTCGCTACGACCTTCCGCCGCGGGGGCAGCGGTAGGTGCGCCGCTCTCGCCCTTCGGGCGCCGACGTTGGGCGCGCATCGCTGCCGGCGCCGCCGGCTCCACCCTCGGACCGCCCGCCGGGCCCGCAGGTGCCGGCGATGGGCGCCCGGGAGCACGCGACGACTCGAGCAGCGCCCCCTGCGGGCGGGGCGCCGCGGGCACCGCAGCGCCCGCCGCCGCGGCACGCCGGGAAGCGCCGCTCACAAGGACCGGCGCTGGCGCGCTCCCGTCTGCTTCCAGCGCCCGCGCGGCCGGTGTGGATGCCCGAGCTGACAGGTCGTCAGCTCCCGCTTCTCGAGCGCGCAGCGCAGCGTCCCAGGCCGCCGGCGCAGCGCTGTCGGCGCTCGCAGGAGCGACGGCAGCCGCAGCGCCGGGGGACGCCGCAGCCGGAGGACCCGCAGCGACGGGCTCACCCGGAGGCAGCACGGCGGGGGCAGTCGAGACCGGCGTGGCAGCGGCCGCAGGATCCGAGGCGGGGACGGAGACAACGTCCGGAGACGGGCTCACGGTGGGCGGCGGCTTCAGCGCGCGACCCGGCAGGAGCGTCATCGGGTCGACGTAGTCGCCGGCGCCCGACCCCGCGCGGATGCCGAGATGCACATACGGGGTCGGCCATTCCGTCTCGCCGCTCGCGCCCGCGCTGCCGAGCGGCGCACCCTCCGCGACCTCATCTCCCTTTACGACGCCGACCTCACCCAGGTGCGTGAGCGAGACCGCGAGCCCGTCAGGCGTGTGGATCGTGACGGTGCGCCCATGGGTCGGCACCGTGCCCGCAAACGTCACCTCCCCCGCCGCCGGCGCGCGCACCGGCTCGCCGCCCGCTCCCTGGACGTCGACCCCGCGGTGCTGCCCGGCCGCATAGGCATCCGTGCCCAGGGAGAAGGGGCGCAGCACCGGACCTGCCAGCGGCCACGTCCACGCGGAGGCCGCAGGAGCCCACGCGAGCGCTGCCACGAGAAAGAGCCCGAGGGCGAAGCGGCGCATGGATACACCTCCTGTTCTCTATTGAGACAACATCGAAGGCGAGCCTAGCGCACGTGCCGGACATTGTCAATCTTGCTTACAACGAAGAGCGGTAGAGCTCGTTGCGCGGCGAGCCGGTGAGTCGCGCGACGACGTCGACGGCGACCCGCCTGGGCGTCCCGGCGGCGACGAGCTCGGCGACGGCGGCGGCGTCCCGGGTGTCCGGCCTGCCCGTGTCCGGCGCCGGGCCGATCACGAGCGTGATCTCGCCCTTCGGCGCCTCGCGATACCGCTCCGCGAGCGCCGCGGCGGTGCCGCGCACGACCTCTTCGAACGCCTTCGTCAGCTCGCGGCAGACGGCGACCACGCGACCCGGGTCGACGACCGCCAGGCTCGCGAGCGAGGCTCCGAGTCGCCGCGGCGACTCGAAGGCCACCACGGGGTGCGGCCAGCCTGCGAGCTCGCTCCACAGCGCCGCGAGCTCGGCCGCACGCCGCGGCAGGTACCCGACGAACCGGTACTGCTCGCCCGCGAGCCCGCTCGCGACGAGCGCCGTCTCGACCGCGGACGCCCCCGGCAGCACGGTCACCCGCACCCCGGCTTCGAGCGCCGCCACGACGATCCGGATGCCCGGGTCGTTGATGCCGGGCAGGCCCGCGTCGGAGACGAGAGCCATCCGCTCTCCGGCGGACAGGCGGGGCAGCAGCTCCGCCACACGGGCGGCCTCGTTGTGCTGCCGGTAGGAGACGAGCCGCGCGACGATGCCGTGGCGGCCGAGCAGGATGCGCGTCCTGCGCGTGTCCTCACACAGGACGACGTCGGCCGCGGCGAGCTCCGCGAGCACCCGAAGCGTCACGTCCTCGAGATTCCCGATCGGCGTGGCGCAGACCGCGAGCGGCATCAGCGCTCCCCGTCGAGCGCCTCGAATCCCACGAGCCCGGCACCGATCAGCCCTGCGTCCTCGCCCAGCCGTGCCTCGACGATGCGGAGCGTCTCGTCCGCGGGCTGGATCGCCTCGCGCCGCGCCGCCTCCCGCGCGGGTCCGAGCACGAGCTCGCCCGCGGCCGCGCCGAACCCCCCGCCGATCACGACGACATCCGGATCGAACACGTTGACGAGCGACCCGATCGCGACGCCGAGGAGATGTCCGATGCGGCCGAGCGCCTCGATCGCCGCAGCTTCCCCCGCATGCGCGCGCCGTACGAGCTCCGGCGCCGCGGCGCCCGGCCCGTACAGCGCCGCGGCGGCACGGTCCGCCGCGAGGCCCGACGCGACCGCCTCGAGGTGGCCGCGCCCGTGGCACGAGCCCTGGCAGGGCTCCCCGTCGGCAACCACGACGATGTGCCCGAGCTCGGCCCAGCCGCGGTAGAGCCGGCCGTCGAGCACGAGCCCGCCGCCGACGCCGGTGCCGAGGGTCAGCATGACGAGATCCGACACGCCGCGCCCGGCTCCGAGCCGCCATTCGGCGAGCGCCGCCGCGTTGGCGTCGTTCTCGACGCCCGCCGGCAGGCCGTAGCGCTCGCGCGCCCGGTTCGGGAAGTGCACGTCGTGCAGCGGCAGGTTCGTCGCGCGCAGCGCGATGCCCGTGCGCCGATCGATGTTGAGCGGCACGCCGTAGCCGATCGCCGCCGCGCCGTCGGCGAGGAGATCCTCGACGGTGGCATCGATCGCGGCGAGCACCTCCTGCTGTGGCCCGTCCGGCGTCGGGATCTCGATCGTGCGGCCGATCGAGCCGTCGCGGCCGACGAGGCCGGCGAGGATCTTCGTTCCGCCGAGGTCGACACCGATGACGTGGTCTTCGTGCACGGCGCGGCTACGATATCCGCCCGGATGCCCGAACAAGAGAAGCCCTACCGCGTCTACCGCGGCGGACGGGCCAAGGGCAGGGTCCCCCTCCAGCGCCACGCGCCTGCGAAGCGGCAGCAGGAAGCCGGGGCGGCCGGCAGCCCCGAGCGCGGGCCGAAGGAGCGGCACTGGGGTCGCAGGATCACCCTCGCCCTCGCCGCGCTGCTCCTCCTCGCCGGCGTCTGGCTCGCGACGAGCTACCTCTCCTTTGCCCGCGGAATCCGCGACGCAAACGCGCGCGTGCCACGGTCGGTCGCCGCCGAGCTGTCGCACCGGGGCGGCCTGTTGACCGCGACGCCGGCCACCATCCTCGTGCTCGGCACCGACGGCGGCACCCAGGTGGGGCGGGCCGGCGCCAACCGCTCGGACTCGATCATGCTGATCCGCACGGATCCGCGCACGCACCGCCTCGCCTATCTGTCGATCCCACGCGACCTCCGCGTCGAGATCCCCGGCTACGGCTCCGCGAAGATCAACTCCGCGTTCCAGCGCGGTGGGCCGGCGCTCACGCTGAGGACCGTGAAGGCCCTCACGGGCCTCGAGATCGACCACGTCGCGTTCGTCGACTTCGACCGCTTCCGCGAGCTCATCGACGCCGTCGGCGGCATCGACGTGAACGTCTCCCGGCCGATCCGGTCGAACCGCTTCGACTGCCCCTATGCGACCTCACAGCGCTGCGCGTCCTGGCAGGGCTGGCGCTTCGAGAAGGGCCGGCAGCACATGAGCGGGCAGCGTGCGCTCGTCTACGCGCGCATCCGCGAGAACCTGCTCGACCGCTCCGAGACCGACTTCGACCGCGCCCGCCGCCAGCAGCAGGTGATCCAGGCGACCGCTGACCGGGTGACCTCCCTCGGCACCGCCGTGAAGCTGCCGTTCGTCGGGGGCACGATCGTGAAGCCGCTCGCCACCGATCTCAGCGCCGGCCAGGTGCTGCAGCTCGGATGGGCGTACTTCCGGGCAGACAGCGCCGGTGCGTTGCACTGCCGCCTCGGCGGCGAGCCGGGCACCGCCGACGGGCAGTCCGTCATCTTCGGCTCCGAGGACAACGTCGCCACGGTGGCGATGTTCACCGGGCGGTCGGCGCCGCTCGCGCCGCCCAGGGGCCTCCCCTACGCCCCCGGCTGCGTGGTCGGCGACCGGCCGCTGTGAGCGCCGGCCGCGCCCACGCACTTCAGTCCGCCGAGGCGGGCTTCTTGTCGCTCGAGCCGGAGCCCGCGGCACCGTCCTTCGCCGGCTCCTTCTTCTCGCTCTTCTCGCTCTTCTCGCCCGAGCCGCTTCCGTCCGCGTCCTTCACGGCCTTCTTGCCGCCGCGCCCGTAGTCGGTCGAGTAGAAGCCCGACCCCTTGTAGTGAACAGCGACCGGGAACAGGATCTTCTCCACGGGGCCGCGCCCGCAGGTCTGGCAGACCTCGGCCGGCGGATCGCTCATCCGCTGGAAGATCTCGAAGGTGTGCCCGTTCGGGCACCGGTACTCGTAGATCGGCATACGAGCGCCAATCTACCAGCGACGATGCGGCGGGAAACGCGATGACGCAGAGCGTCGAGGCACGGACGGACGGACGGCCGTGGACGCCGGCGGCGCGCTCGTTCGCCTCCGCGCACGGGGTCGTAGCCGGCGTCTCGGTGATCGTCGCCGTCGCGGCCGCGTTCCTCCTGCACCAGCTGATGGCGTGGCCGCCGCACGAGGACGAGACGCTCGCGCTGTTCGTCGGACGGGACTCGCTCGGAGGCGTGATCGACCATGTCACCCGCGATCGGGGCGGAGCGCCGCTTCACTTCCTGTTCGCCTGGGGTGTCGCCCACGCAGGCTTCGGGCTCGGTGGCTCGCGGCTCGTGTCGGCGGCGTTCGCGGTCGCGAGCCTCCCGCTCGTCGCCCTCCTCGCAGCACGGTTGACGGAACGGCGTACCGCGCTCGTCGCGACCGCGCTCGTCGCCTGCAGCTGGGCGTTCCTCTTCCACGGCGTCTACGCGCGCATGTACAGCATGTTCCTGTTCCTCTCGTTGCTGTCGTTCCTGGGGCTGCTGCGTGCGCTCGACCGTGGTGGGCGCGCGTGGCTTCCGTGGGCGGCGGCGATCCTCCTCGCCGTCGCCGCGCACCCGTACGGCGCTCTCGTGCTCGCCGCGCAGGGCGTCTACGTCCTGCTCGCCCGCCGCGACCGCCTGCGCCCGGCCGTCGCGGCGTTCGCGGCCGTCGCGGTGGCCGGGATCCCCTTCTGGCTGACCGACCTCGTGCTCGCAGGGCGCTTCGACGTCGGCGTGGGTGGCCGCGGCGACAAGCTCGGCGGCCCGACGGCGATCGTCACCTACCTGTGGCAGACGGCGGGCGACTTCAGCGCCGGGTGGTGGCCGGTGCTGGCCGTGGTGCTGCTGCTCGCCCTCGCGGGGCTCGCAACGGTCGACCCCGACGCACGGAAGCTCGCACTCTGCACCACGCTCGTACCGGTGGTCGCGTTCCTCGCCGCGCGGCTGGGCGGGTCTGCTTCCCCCGAGTCGCGGCACCTGATCTTCGTGCTGCCGCTCTTCGCCGTGCTCGTCGCTGCGGGCGTGACGCGGCTCGCGCGCCGGCTGCCCCTGGCCGCCGCCGGCATCGTCGTCGCGCTCCTCGCCGCCGAGGTGGCTTGGGCATGGCAGCGAACACCTCCCCTGTTCGAATGGGAGCCCGCGCAGCGCCAGGCAGCCCGTGCCCAGGCGGAGGCCTACCTCGCCGCCACGAGCAGGCCCGACGACCTGCTCTTCGGCTACGAGCCGCTCTTCCTGGGCGCGTGGGAGCGCAATCGCGCGTTCGCCGACACGGTGCTGCCGCGCGCCGACGCCCGCCTCACGCTCCGCGTGCTGCGGCGCCAGCCGCGACCGCTCGGCCGCGGCATCTGGATCCTCGACGCGAGCGAGCGCAACAACCTGAAGCCGCGTCTCGAGATCGAGAACCGCGATCCGGGGCCGCCGGGGATGTTCGTGACGCACGCGTTCGGACCGTTTCTCGTCATCGAGACCGAAGCGCCGGTCGGGACGCCCGACCGCTACCTCGCCGCCGCGGCGCGCGCGATGCTGGCGGGACGGGCGCTCGGCATCGGCGATGCCGACGTGAACCTGCAGACGATCGAGCGCGCCGACCGCGCGTCACGCGGCTACGGGCCGTCGCTGCGCTCGCGCTCGAGCAACTCGCGGTAGCAGGGGGCGCTCTCGAACGCCCCGAGCCCGGTCGCGGCCTGCCGGCGCGAGCGCCGGGGCCGCATCCGCCGCGCGGCCGCGACGGCCGCCGACGCGCCGAGCACGCCGCCGATGAGATACGAGCGCAGTCGCCTCTGCCGCTTCTTCCCGTCCATGCGAGGATCGTAGGCGATGCTGACGTGCTGCTTCGGCGACCTCGTGCTGGACGTGATCGTGCGGTTGCAGCAGCCGCTCGCCCGGGGCGCGGACGCAACCTCGCGGGTCGTGCTGCGACCCGGCGGCCAGGC encodes:
- a CDS encoding FmdB family zinc ribbon protein codes for the protein MPIYEYRCPNGHTFEIFQRMSDPPAEVCQTCGRGPVEKILFPVAVHYKGSGFYSTDYGRGGKKAVKDADGSGSGEKSEKSEKKEPAKDGAAGSGSSDKKPASAD
- a CDS encoding glycosyltransferase family 39 protein, with amino-acid sequence MTQSVEARTDGRPWTPAARSFASAHGVVAGVSVIVAVAAAFLLHQLMAWPPHEDETLALFVGRDSLGGVIDHVTRDRGGAPLHFLFAWGVAHAGFGLGGSRLVSAAFAVASLPLVALLAARLTERRTALVATALVACSWAFLFHGVYARMYSMFLFLSLLSFLGLLRALDRGGRAWLPWAAAILLAVAAHPYGALVLAAQGVYVLLARRDRLRPAVAAFAAVAVAGIPFWLTDLVLAGRFDVGVGGRGDKLGGPTAIVTYLWQTAGDFSAGWWPVLAVVLLLALAGLATVDPDARKLALCTTLVPVVAFLAARLGGSASPESRHLIFVLPLFAVLVAAGVTRLARRLPLAAAGIVVALLAAEVAWAWQRTPPLFEWEPAQRQAARAQAEAYLAATSRPDDLLFGYEPLFLGAWERNRAFADTVLPRADARLTLRVLRRQPRPLGRGIWILDASERNNLKPRLEIENRDPGPPGMFVTHAFGPFLVIETEAPVGTPDRYLAAAARAMLAGRALGIGDADVNLQTIERADRASRGYGPSLRSRSSNSR
- a CDS encoding LCP family protein, which produces MPEQEKPYRVYRGGRAKGRVPLQRHAPAKRQQEAGAAGSPERGPKERHWGRRITLALAALLLLAGVWLATSYLSFARGIRDANARVPRSVAAELSHRGGLLTATPATILVLGTDGGTQVGRAGANRSDSIMLIRTDPRTHRLAYLSIPRDLRVEIPGYGSAKINSAFQRGGPALTLRTVKALTGLEIDHVAFVDFDRFRELIDAVGGIDVNVSRPIRSNRFDCPYATSQRCASWQGWRFEKGRQHMSGQRALVYARIRENLLDRSETDFDRARRQQQVIQATADRVTSLGTAVKLPFVGGTIVKPLATDLSAGQVLQLGWAYFRADSAGALHCRLGGEPGTADGQSVIFGSEDNVATVAMFTGRSAPLAPPRGLPYAPGCVVGDRPL